From the Pontibaca methylaminivorans genome, the window ATCGCCGAATTGGCATATTCGCTGTCGGGATAGTTTTCGATCACCTCGCGCAGCGCCTGCAGCGCCTGAAAGGTCAGCCCCTGGTCGCGCCCCACATCCTCGATCTGGTCGTAATAGGACAGTGCCAGCAGATATTGCGCATAGGCGGCATCGTCATCGCCGCGATAGAAATCGAGATACCGCTGCGCGGCCGAGCGGCTGTTGGGATAATCGCGCCCCTTGTGATAGGCGAAGGCCTGCATCACCAGCGCCCGCCGGGCGAGTTCCTCGTAGGGGTACAGGCGTTCGACCTCGGAAAAGTAATAGGCCGCATCGTCGTTGCGATTGCGCGACAGTTCGAATTCGCCCCGCTCGAAAATCTGCTCGGCGGAATACTGGTCAAGATTTTCGTCCCGATCCGTGCGCCCGCTGCCGCTGCATGATGCAAGCATCGCCACCAGCAGAACTGCGCCAACGGTTCTGGCTGTCGTCGCCCTGAAGCCAATCATGCCTGCCAATCCTCACCGTCTTGCTCCGGGCATCCGCCCCCTGTGCGAGACGGTCTAGCACATTCGTTTCCGGGGCAAAACGCCTTAAAGCACCGGCGGGCCACCTTCCTGTCCGCGGCCCTGATCAGGGCTCCCGGTCCCGGCCCCCGCGGCCGGAGCCGGTGGTGCCATGCTTTCAGGCGACTTCGGGAATTTCCTCCGCGACCAGCCCCACCCCGGGCAGGGTGGCGGCGGTCCGCGGGTCGCAGGTCACGCGCCGCCAGGCGTCCTTGCGCGAGAACAGCTCGTGCAGCAGCAGGTTGGTCAGCGCATGGCCGGCCTTCTCGCCGACATAGCGGCCCAGGATCGGCGCCCCGGCAAGCGCGAGATCGCCGAGCGCGTCGAGCATCTTGTGCCGCACCGCCTCGTCGGGGTGGCGAAAGCCGCCCGGGCTCAGCACCTTGGCGCCATCGACGACCACCGCGTTTTCCAGCGTGCCGCCAAGGGCCAGCCCCTGCGCCTGCATGGCATCGACATCGGCCTGCCGGCAGAAGGTCCGGCTGTCGCACAGCTTGCGGACAAAGGCACCGTTGCGCAGGTCGAGCCCCCGGCGCTGCCGGCCGATCGCCGCATCCTCGAAGTCGATCTCGAAGTCGATGCGCACCCCGGGATAGGGCAGCAGGCTGGCACGGGCGTCGCCATGGCTCACGCTCACCGGGCGCAGCACCTCGATCACCTCGACCCGGGCCGGAAGCGGACGCAGGCCGTGCCGCATGATGCCGCGCACGAAGGGGGCGGCAGAGCCGTCGAGAATCGGAACCTCGGGGCCGTCGATCTCGATCCGGGCGTTGTGAATGCCGCAACCGGCCAGCGCCGCCATCAGGTGCTCGACCGTGGAGACGGATACGCCCGCCGCATTGACCAGCCGCGTACATAGCGGAACCCGCTCCACCTGGTCCCAGCGCGCGATCACCACGGCGTTGCCCACCTTGATGTCGGTGCGGTGGAAACGGATGCCATAGCCGGCGGGGGCCGGATGCA encodes:
- the lpxC gene encoding UDP-3-O-acyl-N-acetylglucosamine deacetylase, with translation MRQAVQNTLKASVAFEGVGLHGGAPARIVLHPAPAGYGIRFHRTDIKVGNAVVIARWDQVERVPLCTRLVNAAGVSVSTVEHLMAALAGCGIHNARIEIDGPEVPILDGSAAPFVRGIMRHGLRPLPARVEVIEVLRPVSVSHGDARASLLPYPGVRIDFEIDFEDAAIGRQRRGLDLRNGAFVRKLCDSRTFCRQADVDAMQAQGLALGGTLENAVVVDGAKVLSPGGFRHPDEAVRHKMLDALGDLALAGAPILGRYVGEKAGHALTNLLLHELFSRKDAWRRVTCDPRTAATLPGVGLVAEEIPEVA
- a CDS encoding outer membrane protein assembly factor BamD, whose amino-acid sequence is MIGFRATTARTVGAVLLVAMLASCSGSGRTDRDENLDQYSAEQIFERGEFELSRNRNDDAAYYFSEVERLYPYEELARRALVMQAFAYHKGRDYPNSRSAAQRYLDFYRGDDDAAYAQYLLALSYYDQIEDVGRDQGLTFQALQALREVIENYPDSEYANSAILKFDLAFDHLASKEMEIGRYYLKRKHYSAAVNRFRTVVEDFQTTSHTAEALHRLVEAYLSLGLDAEAQTAGAILGHNYQGSEWYEASHALLTGKGLRAHSVGNNWLAQIYRQSIKGQWL